The Paenibacillus sp. YPG26 genome includes a window with the following:
- the rpiA gene encoding ribose-5-phosphate isomerase RpiA, with protein MNGKQAAGYLAAEWVKDGMTVGLGTGSTAYFTIEKLGERVAEGLRITAIATSKASEELALKYNIPLLNPSEVDKLDIAIDGADELDPELNLIKGGGAALLREKLVALHSDQFIVVADGSKAVDKLGAFKLPIEVVPFCYEWTLQTLRESYPVPFEIRMKGEDIVVTDNGNYIIDASFGRIESPQQLAEELKRITGIVDHGLFIGIATRAVIGYEDGRTEVIQGN; from the coding sequence ATGAATGGAAAACAAGCGGCAGGATATCTGGCCGCCGAATGGGTCAAAGACGGCATGACTGTGGGGCTTGGAACCGGCTCCACTGCTTATTTTACAATTGAGAAGTTAGGGGAGAGAGTAGCTGAAGGCCTCAGGATTACAGCGATTGCGACCTCGAAGGCTTCGGAAGAGCTTGCCCTTAAATATAATATTCCGTTGTTGAACCCATCTGAAGTGGATAAGCTTGATATTGCTATTGATGGCGCTGATGAGCTTGATCCAGAGCTGAATCTGATCAAAGGCGGCGGGGCCGCGCTTCTTCGCGAGAAGCTTGTGGCTCTTCATAGTGATCAGTTCATCGTGGTTGCTGATGGCAGTAAGGCAGTGGATAAGCTGGGCGCGTTCAAGCTGCCGATTGAAGTTGTGCCATTCTGTTATGAGTGGACGCTGCAGACTCTTCGTGAGAGCTATCCTGTACCTTTTGAGATTCGGATGAAGGGCGAGGATATTGTGGTAACGGATAATGGCAATTACATTATTGATGCGTCATTCGGGCGGATCGAGTCTCCGCAGCAGCTTGCAGAGGAATTGAAGCGGATTACCGGAATTGTCGATCACGGGCTGTTCATCGGGATTGCAACTAGAGCGGTTATCGGGTACGAGGATGGACGGACTGAGGTTATTCAAGGTAACTAA